One region of Trachemys scripta elegans isolate TJP31775 chromosome 8, CAS_Tse_1.0, whole genome shotgun sequence genomic DNA includes:
- the NHP2 gene encoding H/ACA ribonucleoprotein complex subunit 2 has translation MAREKAPEPEAAPERSYQELLGNLNPIARPLASRKLTRKLYKCVKKAAKHKQIRRGVKEVQKFINKGEKGIIVLAGDTLPIEVYCHIPVMCEDRSLPYAYIPSKSDLGAAGGSKRPTCVIMIKPHEEYQEAYEECWEEVVSLPVPL, from the exons ATGGCTCGGGAGAAGGCGCCGGAGCCCGAAGCGGCGCCGGAGCGATCGTACCAGGAGCTGCTGGGGAACCTGAACCCGATCGCGCGGCCGCTGGCCTCCCGCAAGCTCACCCGCAAGCTCTACAAGTGCGTCAAGAAAG CGGCGAAACACAAGCAGATCCGGCGGGGAGTGAAGGAAGTTCAGAAATTCATTAACAAGGGCGAGAAAGG GATCATAGTCCTTGCGGGAGACACGCTGCCCATTGAAGTTTATTGCCACATCCCCGTCATGTGTGAAGACAGGTCCCTCCCCTATGCTTACATCCCCTCCAAGTCG GATCTGGGAGCAGCTGGAGGCTCAAAGCGCCCAACCTGTGTGATAATGATCAAGCCACATGAGGAGTACCAGGAGGCATATGAGGAGTGTTGGGAGGAGGTTGTGTCCCTTCCTGTCCCCCTGTGA
- the RMND5B gene encoding E3 ubiquitin-protein transferase RMND5B produces MELCACVERELDKVLHKFLSYGQHCEQSLEELLCYVSQLRQELGSAALQGAPLSATLSLVMAQCCRKIKDTVQKLASDHKDIHSSVSRVGKAIDRNFDAELCSVVSDSVWESREKQQQILQMAIVEHLYQQGMLSVAEELSQESTLNVDLDFKQPFLELNRILEALHEQDLRPALDWAISNRQRLLELNSSLEFKLYRLHFIRLLAGGPDKQLEALSYARHFQPFARLHQREIQVMMGSLVYLPLGIENSPYCHLLDARHWTEICETFTRDACALLGLSVESPLSVSFASGCVALPVLMNIKAVIEQRQCTGVWSHKDELPIEIELGMKCWYHSVFACPILRQQTTDSNPPIKLICGHVISRDALNKLINGGKLKCPYCPMEQNPADGKRIIF; encoded by the exons ATGGAGCTGTGCGCCTGTGTGGAGCGAGAGCTGGACAAAGTGCTGCACAAGTTCCTGAGCTACGGGCAGCACTGTGAGCAGAGCCTGGAGGAGCTGCTCTGTTACGTGAGCCAACTGCGCCAGGAGCTCGGCAGCGCAG ccctgcagggGGCACCGCTCTCTGCCACGCTCTCTCTGGTGATGGCCCAGTGCTGTCGGAAGATCAAAGACACGGTGCAGAAACTGGCCTCGGACCATAAAGATATTCACAGCAGTGTCTCCAGGGTGGGCAAAGCCATCGATAGG AACTTCGATGCCGAGCTCTGCAGCGTGGTCTCGGATTCGGTCTGGGAGTCgcgggagaagcagcagcagattctGCAGATGGCGATTGTGGAGCACTTGTACCAGCAGGGCATGCTGAGTGTGGCGGAGGAGCTGTCCCAG GAGTCCACCCTGAATGTGGACTTGGACTTCAAGCAGCCGTTCTTGGAGCTGAACCGGATCCTGGAAGCGCTGCACGAGCAGGACCTGCGTCCTGCTCTGGA CTGGGCAATCTCAAACAGGCAGCGTCTGCTGGAGCTGAACAGCTCCCTGGAATTCAAGCTGTATCGTCTCCACTTCATCCGGCTCCTGGCTGGTGGCCCTGACAAGCAGCTGGAGGCCCTGAGCTATGCTCGCCACTTCCAGCCCTTTGCCCGCCTGCACCAGCGAG AGATCCAGGTCATGATGGGCAGCCTGGTGTACCTGCCCCTGGGCATTGAGAACTCCCCGTACTGCCACCTGCTGGATGCCCGGCACTGGACAGAGATCTGCGAGACCTTCACCCGCGACGCCTGTGCCCTGCTGGGGCTCTCGGTGGAATCCCCTCTCAGTGTCAG CTTCGCGTCTGGATGTGTGGCGCTGCCCGTGCTGATGAACATCAAGGCGGTGATTGAGCAGAGACAGTGCACGGGTGTCTGGAGCCACAAGGATGAGCTGCCT ATTGAAATTGAGCTGGGCATGAAGTGCTGGTACCACTCAGTGTTCGCCTGCCCCATCCTTCGCCAGCAGACGACTGACTCCAATCCGCCTATCAAACTCATCTGCGGGCATGTCATCTCCCGGGACGCACTCAACAAGCTCATCAATGGGGGGAA GCTGAAGTGTCCCTACTGCCCCATGGAGCAGAACCCGGCTGATGGGAAGCGCATCATCTTCTGA